Genomic DNA from Candidatus Sulfurimonas marisnigri:
CTAGCTTCAATTCCTCCAAGAACAATAGGGGCTGTACTTTTATAATATCTTCTAATTAAGTTGCAGTAGACGCTCAGTGCGCGGTCTGGTCTTTTGTCATTTTTCCCACCAGGTGTATAATCATCAGAGTTTCTGAATTTTTTAGTTGCTGTATAATTACTAACCATACTATCAACGCTTCCTCCACTAACACCCCAATAAAGTCTAGGTTCACCAAGCCTTTTAATATCTACATCACTATTAATATCAGGCTGACCAATCATTCCAACTTTATAACCCTTTCTCTCCAACATACGACCAACCATTGCAACGCCAATAAAAGGTGAATCTATGTAGGCATCTCCACTAACTAAGATAATATCACACTGGCTCCAACCTTTTGCATTCATCTCTTCTTTTGTTGTAGGAAGAAAGTCTTTATTTGTAAATATTATAGTATCTCTTTTAATATCTTTTGTCTTACTTCTTCTACTCAAAATCTAGCCTTTTGTACATTTAAAAATTATAATTTATCTTTTATGAGTATAATCATACTAAATCAATTTGAAATAAGAGATTACGTATGACTTACCCCTATAATAATTTAGAAAACTTTACACTTCATAGCCTGCTAAACCGCTCAATTAAACTCTATGAATATGAGCCATCATTTGGCATGGTTGGAGAAAAAGCCATGAGCTATAGTGAGTTTATGCAAAAAATAAACAAAACAATAGAGCTTCTTAGAAAAAATGGAATTTCAAAGGGTGATAAAGTAGTATTACTTAGTGAAAATATGCCTAATTGGAGTGTTGCATACTTTGCAGTAACATATTTCGGTGGTGTAATTGTTCCAGTACTTGTCGATTTTCACCCATCAGAAGTTCACCATATTATCAGACATTCAGAAGCAAAAGCAGTTTTTGTATCAGATAAGCATATATCGACAATGGAAGAGTGTGAGAATACAGATGTAGAGTTTGTCATAAAACTTGATAATCTTAGGATAGTTGATGAATTAACTACTAAAGATTATCTCTCACAAATAAAGCAAAAAACAAAAGAGCTTACTCAACAAATCTATAAATCTGCAAACGAACTTACAAAACCTAATGAAGAAGATTTATGTGCCATCATATACACTTCCGGAACTACTGGGCACTCTAAAGGAGTAATGCTTTCACATAAAAATTTGGTAACTAACGCTATGTCAATGCATACAAAAGCTACTATATTGAAAAGTGATGTGCTTTTATCAATTTTGCCACTTGCACACACTTTTGAGTGCACTGTAGGACTTATTGTCCCTGTTCTTCACGGATGTAGCGTTTACTACATAGATAAAGCGCCAACGCCAAGCGTACTTATAAAATCATTTGATATAGTAAAACCTACTATTATAATAAGCGTGCCATTAATAATTGAAAAGATTTATAAAAACAAAATTTTGCCAAACTTCACAAACTCATGTATTGTAAAAAATCTATATAAAGCTTCTTTTGTACGAAAAAAGCTAAATAAAATAGCTGGTAAAAAGCTTATTAAAAAATTTGGTGGAAAACTCAGACTGTTTGCAATTGGTGGAGCAGCTCTATCTCCGTCAGTAGA
This window encodes:
- a CDS encoding AMP-binding protein, whose amino-acid sequence is MTYPYNNLENFTLHSLLNRSIKLYEYEPSFGMVGEKAMSYSEFMQKINKTIELLRKNGISKGDKVVLLSENMPNWSVAYFAVTYFGGVIVPVLVDFHPSEVHHIIRHSEAKAVFVSDKHISTMEECENTDVEFVIKLDNLRIVDELTTKDYLSQIKQKTKELTQQIYKSANELTKPNEEDLCAIIYTSGTTGHSKGVMLSHKNLVTNAMSMHTKATILKSDVLLSILPLAHTFECTVGLIVPVLHGCSVYYIDKAPTPSVLIKSFDIVKPTIIISVPLIIEKIYKNKILPNFTNSCIVKNLYKASFVRKKLNKIAGKKLIKKFGGKLRLFAIGGAALSPSVEKFLIEAEFPYLVGYGLTETSPMLAASALGETIKLKSTGTVMAGVELKIKNQNSDTGEGEILALSPSIMMGYYKDEEKSKEIMEDGWLLTGDLGYIDKDGFLFISGRSKNVIIGSGGKNIYPEQIEAVINQNEAVLDSLVMEQRSQLIAKIHLNYEFLDKKFKAYNTSDTKAADDIANFLEEMRIDVNSQVSSFSRIIKFIEQRDPFIKTPTKKIKRYIYEN